One genomic region from Streptomyces sp. Li-HN-5-11 encodes:
- a CDS encoding PTS fructose transporter subunit IIA: MSDGKLVGIVLVSHSAEVAESVARLAKGLAGGAAVPVAPAGGREGGGLGTSAELVAAAAASVDRGAGVAVLTDLGSAILTVKALLAEGDELPGNTRLVDAPFVEGAVAAVVTAATGADLDAVEAAAVEAYDYRKV; this comes from the coding sequence GTGAGTGACGGCAAGCTGGTCGGGATCGTGCTGGTGTCGCACAGCGCCGAGGTGGCCGAGTCGGTGGCCCGGCTGGCGAAGGGACTGGCGGGCGGCGCCGCGGTGCCGGTGGCGCCCGCCGGCGGCCGGGAGGGCGGCGGGCTCGGCACCAGCGCGGAGCTGGTCGCCGCCGCTGCCGCCTCCGTGGACCGGGGCGCCGGGGTCGCCGTCCTCACCGACCTCGGCAGCGCCATTCTCACGGTCAAGGCACTGCTCGCCGAGGGGGACGAACTGCCCGGCAACACCCGCCTGGTGGACGCCCCGTTCGTCGAGGGCGCGGTCGCCGCGGTCGTCACGGCGGCGACGGGAGCCGACCTGGACGCGGTGGAGGCGGCCGCCGTGGAGGCGTACGACTACCGGAAGGTGTGA